One Bradyrhizobium sp. CCGB12 genomic window carries:
- the argF gene encoding ornithine carbamoyltransferase, translated as MSKSPKHFLDINELPLSELKRMLAASSAMKAKQKAQQPVRPLEGKTLAMIFERPSTRTRVSFDVAMRQLGGEPIMLTGAEMQLGRGETIADTARVLSRYVDAIMIRILNHEALLELAAHATVPVINGLTRRSHPCQVMADLMTYEEHRGPIEGKTVAWTGDDNNVLASWAHAAERFKFQLNVATPPELAPKKVMRDWIKATNAPIVLGTDPEAAVKGADCVVTDTWVSMGDKEGEHRHNVLKPYQVNSKLMSLAKPDALFMHCLPAHRGEEVTDEVIDGPQSVVFDEAENRLHAQKGILAWCFDAVK; from the coding sequence ATGAGCAAGTCGCCAAAGCACTTCCTCGATATCAACGAGCTCCCGCTGTCGGAGCTCAAGCGCATGCTCGCCGCATCCTCCGCCATGAAGGCGAAGCAGAAGGCGCAGCAGCCGGTCAGGCCGCTCGAAGGCAAGACGCTGGCGATGATCTTCGAGCGCCCCTCGACGCGGACACGGGTGTCGTTCGACGTCGCCATGCGCCAGCTCGGTGGCGAGCCCATCATGCTCACCGGTGCCGAGATGCAGCTTGGTCGCGGCGAGACCATCGCCGACACCGCACGCGTGCTGTCGCGCTATGTCGACGCCATCATGATCCGCATCCTCAATCACGAGGCGCTGCTGGAGCTTGCGGCCCATGCGACCGTGCCCGTCATCAACGGCCTGACGCGCCGTTCGCACCCTTGCCAGGTGATGGCCGACCTCATGACCTACGAGGAACATCGCGGCCCGATCGAAGGCAAGACGGTGGCCTGGACCGGCGACGACAACAACGTGCTGGCGTCGTGGGCCCACGCCGCCGAGCGCTTCAAGTTCCAGCTCAACGTCGCAACGCCCCCGGAGCTCGCACCGAAGAAGGTGATGCGCGACTGGATCAAGGCGACGAATGCGCCGATCGTGCTCGGTACGGATCCCGAGGCCGCCGTGAAGGGCGCCGATTGCGTCGTCACCGACACCTGGGTGTCGATGGGCGACAAGGAAGGTGAACATCGCCACAACGTGCTCAAGCCCTACCAGGTCAATTCCAAGCTGATGTCGCTGGCCAAGCCCGACGCGCTGTTCATGCATTGCCTGCCGGCCCATCGCGGCGAAGAGGTCACCGATGAGGTGATCGACGGCCCGCAATCGGTCGTGTTCGACGAGGCCGAAAATCGCCTGCACGCGCAAAAGGGCATTCTGGCCTGGTGCTTTGACGCGGTGAAGTAG